A window of Aquibium oceanicum genomic DNA:
CCGCAGAGCGCGAAATAGATCGGGTGGTTGAAGGCCAGGATGCGCGCGCAGACGCCGTAGGGCTCGCGGATGGTGAAATGCAGGTTCTTCGCCGTCGACGGGACGCTCTGACCCTTCAGCTCGTAGGCGATGCCGACGAAGTAGCGCAGGCGTTCGAGGCCGTTGGCGAGGTCGTTGCGCATCGGCGTGATGGTGTTGCCGGTATCGGCGACCTCCAGGGCCAGAATCTCGTCCGAGCGTTCCTGGAGCCTGTCGCAGAACTTCAGGAGCAGCGCCGCGCGCCGGTTCATGTCCATCGCCGCCCATTCCTTCTGAGCGGTGAGCGCGGCCTCGACCGCGGCGGCGACGTCGGCGGTATCTGCCATCGGCACGCGGCCGATCGGTTCGAGGTTCGCGGGATTGTGGCTGTCCAGCCAACGGCCGCTGGCGCTTTCGACCATACGTCCGCCGATCAGCATGCGTCCGTCGTGGAAGGCGCTTCCCTTGGCCGCGCCTCTGGTTTCCGAAGTGACGTTCACCGCAAGCCCCTCCCCTGAAGCAGCCATCTAGTTCGTTCGCTACCGCCGGTCATGATCGCCCTTCTGGCCACGGGCGGGACCGGGATGCATGCACCATTGCCGGACATCGCTCCGGCTAAAACAAGGCCTCGTATCTTCCCGGACCCGCCATGCCGCAATGACCGATCGGACATACTGGTATGCGCCGCCCAGCCGGCGTATCGGATCCGGCCGCTCAAGATTCCCGCCCGTGCGGCGGCATGTCGACGCGGACGATCCATCCCTCCGTGCCTGCCCGCAGTTCCGGGTAGCGCTTCAAGACCTCGGGATCGTGTCCGGGGATGACGTGGTCGTCCGAATTCGTCAGCGAGCGCAGGCGCCGGAAGCCCCGCTGCATTGCCTCGAGGTCGAACACGGCCGGAAAGGGCCTGCCGGTCTCGAAATTGGCGAAGAAATGCGTGGCGTCCGATGCCAGCACCACCCAGCCTCGCGCGGTGCGCACGCGAACCACCTGCAGCCCGTCCGTATGACCGCCGATGTGATGCACGCTGATGCCCGGCGCCAGCTCCGAATCCCCCGAATGGAAGGCGACGCGTCCCTCGAAGAGGCTGCGCACCATCTGACCGACGTCGCCGGCCTCGTAGTGATGCGCATGATCGTGCGTGCACATGTGCGGTCCGGTGCAGAACGCCATCTCGCGTTCCTGGACGTGGTAGGTCGCGTTTGGAAAGAGCGGCGTGTTGCCTGCGTGGTCGTAATGCAGGTGGGTGAGGATCACGTGACGCACACTGTCAGGCTCGACGCCTGCGGCCGCGAGGCCTTGCCGCACCGGCGTCACGATATGGCGGGAGCGCTTTTGCGCGGTCTCGTCGCTGAAGCCGGTGTCGACGACGTAGGAACCCTCGTCGCCCTTGATCACCCAGACGAAATAGTCGAGCGGCATGTCCACGTCGTGGATGTCGCCGCCGATGAAGTTTTCCGTCGAGCGCCTGGCCAGATGGCCGTAGCGGATCGCGAAAATCTCGTAGCTGCCCCGCTCCATCCGCTACGCGTCCCGAACCTTCATCACTCGCGGCGAGCCGCCGAACCGCGACAGTCTAGCGCTCCCCTCCGGGCCGGTGCCAATCGCCGCGGGCCATAGCAGTATAAGCGTTCGGTTCTGACAAGCGCGGACGGAACCGTCTAGATCGTCCTGAATCGGGAGGGCCAGACCATGTATGGACACATTTTCCACACCGTGAGGCGTCCGGAACCGCGCCTGCTCGAGGCATTCGCCAAGCTGCCGAGCGCGACGATCTCGGATGCGATGGGTCGGCACGGGGCGTTGAACATGTCGATCCGGCCGCTCTACGAGAACATCTCGATGACTGGGTGCGCGCTGACGGTGTTGTGCTTCCCCGGCGACAACATCATGACGCATCGCGCGTTGCAGATGGTCCAGCCGGGCGACGTGCTGGTGATCGACGACGGCGATCACGACACGGGCTGTTTCGGCCACAAGAGCGCGATGCTGGCGCGGTCGCGCGGCGGGACGGGTGCGGTGATGAACGGCTCGATCCGCGACGCCAGGGAACTGCGCGCCGACCGATTTCCGATCTTCTGCCGCGGCGTGTCGCCCCGTGCGCCGCAGAAGAACACGCCCGGATCGATCAACGTCCCCGTCACGCTCGGCGGCATCGTGATCCAGCCGGGCGACATCCTCGTCGGCGACGACGACGGGGTGGTCGTCGTACCGCTGGCTTCTGCGGAGGACATCCTGGCCAAGGCCCAGGCGCGCGATGCGCAGGAGCAGAAGGGGCCGGCAAAATCCGGCGAACTGCCGCTCGATCCCGCGGGCGCCCGGCTCGATCTCGACAGGATGCTGGAAGGCAAGGTCGTCCATCATCACGACCTCGTCGACTGGGGTCTTGGACGGCGCTGACCAGCGACCGGTCGCGCTCCCGCCGTCTGCGGGCACCGGTCAGTTGCCGTAGAGAACCTGCGGCAGCCAGGTTGCGAGGCCGGGAAACAGGATCACCAGAGCCACCGTCGCGGCCTGCATGAAGATGAAGGGTATCACGCCCCGGTACATGTGCTTCAGCGTGATCGATTTCGGCGCGATACCCCGCAGGTAGAAGATCGAAGGCGCCATTGGCGGCGTCAGGTAGGCGGCCTGCAGCACGATCAGGAAAACCACCGCGAACCAGAGCGGGTCCACGCCCGATGCCTTGACCAGCGGCATGGCGATGGGGATGACGATCAGGATCACCGAGATCAGGTCGAGCACGAAGCCGGCGACGAAGGTCAGGAGCAGGATCAGCGCGATCGAGGCCCCGCCGGTAATCCCGTAATCGTTCAGCAGCGACTGCATCGCCCGCATCCCGCCGGTCGAATAGAAGACGGCCGAAAAGATGCTGCCTGCCAGCACGATCATGATGATCATCGCGGTGACACCGAGCGTGCGGAAGAGCGCGTCCTTCATCACCGCGAAGGTCATCCTCCCGTGCAGGACGGCCAGCACGAAACAGCCGGCCGCGCCGCACGCGGCGGCCTCGGTGGGAGTTGCCCAGCCCGCGAGAATGCTGCCGAGAACGACGACGATCAGGGCGACCGGGGGAAGCAGCGCGGTCGCCGTGATGAACAGCTTGGCGCCGAGGGAATGATCATCGTCCTCGTCGAATTCGGCTAGGGGGGCGAGTTCCGGCTTCGCGAAACTGATGACCAGGATGTAGAGCAGGAAGAAGCCGGCCATGACGAGACCCGGCATCATGATGCCCGAAAACAGGCTCCCCACCGGAAGCGAGGCGATCGGCGCCAGCACGATGACTGTGATCGAGGGCGGGATGATCGTGCCGAGCGATCCGCCGGCGCAGATGGTGCCGGAGATGAGTTCCTTGGAGTAGTTGTACTTGAGCATGGCCGGGATCGCGAGCAGGCCGATGACTGTCTCGGTCGCCCCGGCGACGCCCGTCGAGGCCGCGAAGATCGTGCTCATGACGATGGTGCCGATGGCGAGGCCACCCGGCAGCTTGCGGGTCCAGATGTGCACCGCATCGTAGAGACGCTCGGCAATGCCGGAGCGCTGCAGCAGCGCTCCCATCAGGATGAACAGCGGAATGGCACCGAGGACGTAGTTCGACCCGACCTCGTTCACCTTGGAGACCATCAGCGCGACGATCTTGTCGCCAAAGCGCAGGTAACCGAAGACGAGGCTCACGCCCAGCATCGAGAAAGCGATGGGAAATCCGAGCGCGATCAGGAGGAAGAGCGTCGGAAACATCCAGATCCCGAGAAAACTCATATCAGGCCGGCCTCGGCTCTTTCGGGTTCGTGCGATTGCCCGGTGACGAGCGTGCGCACGCAGCGGATCACCTCGACCAGCGCCTGGAGGGACAGGATCGCGAACCCCGTGAACAGCACCGCGCGGAGGGGCCATACCACCGGGTTCCAGGACGACACGCCGCTGACCTCGCCCGAGCGGTAGGCGCGTAGCGCGTACTGGAAAAGGCCGTTGCTGACGGCGATCGCACAGGGCAGGAAAATGGCGTAGCCGACCAGGTCGACGACGGCGCGCCAGCGCAGGCTCAGGCTGCCGTAGATGAAATCGACGTTCACATGCTGGCGGTACTTGAGCGCGTAGGCGAAACCGAGCGAGAAGATGCCCGACATCATCATGTAGCTTAGTTCGAAGGCCCAGATCGTAGGCGCGTCGAACACGTGCCGGCTCAGGACCTCGTAGACCATGGCCACCACGAGCGGCACCATGAGGGCCGCGCCGATCACCGCGGCCATGTCACTCAATCGTTCCAGTTTGCTCAGCACGTGCGTCGAACCATCTGTGGCCGGTGCGGTTGATCCGATCGAAACGGGGCGGGGCCGGTCATCGGATATGGCTCCGACGGCCGATCCCCGGTCCCCGTCTTGGTCGGCTCAGTCCCGCGTCTGCCCGATCGGCAGGCGGAACTCGCCCCAGACCGACAGATGCTTCTGTGTCTCGCGCTGGCTGTCGTAGGCCTTCTTGAACCACTCGTTGGTCGCCGCCTGCTTCTCCGCCCAGGCGAAGGACGCTTCCTTGGCCTTGGCGATGAAGGAGGGATCGAGTTCGACGAATTCGACGCCCTTGGTCTCGTGCAGCTTGCGCCAGGCGTCGAGGTCGTTGTCGCCGTAGGCCAGGAAGCTCTCGTAGGTGTTCAGCTTGCCGGCGAGCCTGATGGCTTCCTTGTCATGGTCCGACAGGGTCTCCCAGGCATCCTTGTTGAACATGCACTCGTTGAAGCTGGCGGGCTGATGGATGCCCGGCACGATGATGTAGGGCGCGATCGTCTGGAAGCCGGCGCTGAGGTTGATACCGGGGCCGCCCCACTCGACCGCGTCCACGACCCTGCGTTCCAGCGCGTCAAAGACTTCCGGTCCGGGCAGCACGACGGTCGTGGCACCCAGTTCTGTAGCAATCTCTGCCCAGGCTCCCGAGGTGCGCATGCGCAGTCCCTGGAAATCCTCGAGCGTGCGCACGGGCTTGTGCGAGTGCAGGAAGATCTCGGTCTCGACGATGTTGCAGGGGATCGAGACGACGCCGAACTTCTCCATGCGCCATTCGGCCAGCAGCTCCTCGCCGCCGCCCTTGTAGAGCCAGAACATGTATTCTTCCGGCGTCAGGCCACCCGACCA
This region includes:
- a CDS encoding N-acyl homoserine lactonase family protein, with protein sequence MERGSYEIFAIRYGHLARRSTENFIGGDIHDVDMPLDYFVWVIKGDEGSYVVDTGFSDETAQKRSRHIVTPVRQGLAAAGVEPDSVRHVILTHLHYDHAGNTPLFPNATYHVQEREMAFCTGPHMCTHDHAHHYEAGDVGQMVRSLFEGRVAFHSGDSELAPGISVHHIGGHTDGLQVVRVRTARGWVVLASDATHFFANFETGRPFPAVFDLEAMQRGFRRLRSLTNSDDHVIPGHDPEVLKRYPELRAGTEGWIVRVDMPPHGRES
- a CDS encoding 4-carboxy-4-hydroxy-2-oxoadipate aldolase/oxaloacetate decarboxylase, coding for MYGHIFHTVRRPEPRLLEAFAKLPSATISDAMGRHGALNMSIRPLYENISMTGCALTVLCFPGDNIMTHRALQMVQPGDVLVIDDGDHDTGCFGHKSAMLARSRGGTGAVMNGSIRDARELRADRFPIFCRGVSPRAPQKNTPGSINVPVTLGGIVIQPGDILVGDDDGVVVVPLASAEDILAKAQARDAQEQKGPAKSGELPLDPAGARLDLDRMLEGKVVHHHDLVDWGLGRR
- a CDS encoding TRAP transporter large permease; protein product: MSFLGIWMFPTLFLLIALGFPIAFSMLGVSLVFGYLRFGDKIVALMVSKVNEVGSNYVLGAIPLFILMGALLQRSGIAERLYDAVHIWTRKLPGGLAIGTIVMSTIFAASTGVAGATETVIGLLAIPAMLKYNYSKELISGTICAGGSLGTIIPPSITVIVLAPIASLPVGSLFSGIMMPGLVMAGFFLLYILVISFAKPELAPLAEFDEDDDHSLGAKLFITATALLPPVALIVVVLGSILAGWATPTEAAACGAAGCFVLAVLHGRMTFAVMKDALFRTLGVTAMIIMIVLAGSIFSAVFYSTGGMRAMQSLLNDYGITGGASIALILLLTFVAGFVLDLISVILIVIPIAMPLVKASGVDPLWFAVVFLIVLQAAYLTPPMAPSIFYLRGIAPKSITLKHMYRGVIPFIFMQAATVALVILFPGLATWLPQVLYGN
- a CDS encoding TRAP transporter small permease subunit, whose amino-acid sequence is MAAVIGAALMVPLVVAMVYEVLSRHVFDAPTIWAFELSYMMMSGIFSLGFAYALKYRQHVNVDFIYGSLSLRWRAVVDLVGYAIFLPCAIAVSNGLFQYALRAYRSGEVSGVSSWNPVVWPLRAVLFTGFAILSLQALVEVIRCVRTLVTGQSHEPERAEAGLI
- a CDS encoding C4-dicarboxylate ABC transporter substrate-binding protein; this encodes MGNLNHGSLVRAAVTAAAVGFGVSAGATAARAENVQWTLAAHAGGIWMEVGAKNFAERVEFLTEGRVKIDVAAPGMVGPALKVTETVQNGLAEVGLNWMAYDIGIDKAGVVFAGWSGGLTPEEYMFWLYKGGGEELLAEWRMEKFGVVSIPCNIVETEIFLHSHKPVRTLEDFQGLRMRTSGAWAEIATELGATTVVLPGPEVFDALERRVVDAVEWGGPGINLSAGFQTIAPYIIVPGIHQPASFNECMFNKDAWETLSDHDKEAIRLAGKLNTYESFLAYGDNDLDAWRKLHETKGVEFVELDPSFIAKAKEASFAWAEKQAATNEWFKKAYDSQRETQKHLSVWGEFRLPIGQTRD